A window of the Lactuca sativa cultivar Salinas chromosome 7, Lsat_Salinas_v11, whole genome shotgun sequence genome harbors these coding sequences:
- the LOC128127402 gene encoding uncharacterized protein LOC128127402, with protein sequence MQEGLPPRQNMLPGDGEMTSFYYMSFQEYVYGEGKAVPSPVRDHFRRQDESSSSMSSSGRSHGRGRGSGKHKLDELLKRVHALEQHVFMNQQKPTEVFYEEVNNEQFWNDIIFEEPTVSQRNYDEQMK encoded by the exons atgcag gaggggctaccaccaagacaaaacatgttaccgggtgatggtgagatgacatctttttattatatgtcatttcaagagtatgtatatggtgaagggaaagcagttccatccccagtacgggaccattttaggagacaagacgaatcttcgtctagtatgtcgtccAGTGGTCGCTCTCATGGTAGAGGTCGGGGCAGTGGGAAACACAAGCTAGACGAGTTGTTGAAACGGGTACATGCACTGGAGCAGCATGTGTTTATGAATCAACAAAAACCTACAGAGGTTTTTTATGAAGAAGTGAATAATGAACAATTTTGGAACGACATTATTTTTGAGGAACCGACAGTGTCACAAAGAAATTATGATGAACAG atgaagtga
- the LOC128127082 gene encoding uncharacterized protein LOC128127082 has translation MEDYVNNLANMHDFSLMNTKVFANLKGSGGNIWEVFEVLDDARRAIFRNTVFGYFIDVPRLQGDALLFHKMFLHQIRPDPVLSPDGIKRLYFRVGNTKMVYGPEEFCLITGFNFGEYPKNIGRKGSEKLISSKKRCLLRERLFPDHTNSSVKIGDLKSLLLNQTFLALDDLDAVRVCLIYILCEGFLGKEVNDRVPQDWFYLAENLDLWNSFAWGSYL, from the exons atggaggattatgtcaacaatctcgcaaatatg CATGATTTTAGTTTAATGAATACGAAAGTCTTTGCGAACCTAAAAGGCTCTGGCGGTAACATATGGGAAGTCtttgaagttttagatgatgCCCGACGTGCTATTTTCAGAAATACCGTCTTTGGCTATTTTATTgatgtccctcgtttacaaggggacgctttattgtttcataaaatgttccttcatcagatccggccggaccctgttttatctccagatggaataaaacgtttatattttcgagtaggcaataccaaaatggtttatgggccggaagagttttgtttgattaccggcttcaattttggggagtatccaaaaaacattgggagaaaagggtcggaaaaattaataagcagtaaaaaaagatgtttactgcgtgaacggctatttccggaccatactaatagttcggtgaaaatcggcgacctgaaaagtttacttttaaatcaaacattcctagcacttgacgaccttgatgcagttagagtatgtttgatatacattttgtgtgaaggttttttgggcaaagaagttaacgatcgggtgccacaagattggttttatttggctgagaatttggatctctggaatag cttcgcttggggtagctatctatga
- the LOC111896141 gene encoding kinesin-like protein KIN-14N — protein sequence MVGTANGSRTPVTPRQAFSVVNGGQDPGTRSGPGSIAGSDCGGIEFTREEVEALLNMKIRTKDKFNLKEKCEIMMEYIKKLRMCVRWFQEFEGELSLEHEKLKKMFESAEKKSNDMEMLMNAKEEELNSIIMELQTNYATLQEKFTKEETDKLAAIQTLMTEKDARLSAERSQASLTEDLEKALRESSSANQKIISLNDMYKRLQEYNTSLQQYNSKLQTELNQTSETLKNVEREKAALTENLSNLRGYHDAQQEQLTNTKASLEETMKLKDGLVTEVGCLRGDLQQVRDDRDRQLALVQDLTAEVLQYKECTGKSAAELGTLTSRSVELEATCTLQSETIRRLQEELATAQKSLEISDLSSVETRIGYEEQKKVNSELQIRLVEAESKVIEGEALRKKMHNTILELKGNIRVFCRVRPFLSDDGIDSVTKTISFPTTTEALGRGIEVVQQGQTHPFMFDKVFTPQSSQEEVFVEISQLVQSALDGYKVCIFAYGQTGSGKTHTMMGTPGSYDDKGLIPRSLEQIFDAREKLKEQGWKYEMQVSMLEIYNETIRDLLSSNKSCSTDSGNKQQYAIKHDSNGNTNVADLTIVDVRSSKEVAFLLNRAAQSRSVGKTQMNEQSSRSHFVFTLRISGVNETMEQHVQGVLNLIDLAGSERLSKSGSTGDRLKETQAINKSLSSLTDVIFALAKKEEHIPYRNSKLTYLLQPCLGGDSKTLMVVNVSPAPSSVNESLCSLRFAARVNACEISIPRRQTSMRYLEPRLSYG from the exons ATGGTGGGAACGGCTAATGGTAGTAGAACACCAGTTACACCACGACAAGCTTTTTCGGTCGTCAATGGCGGACAAGATCCGGGTACCCGGTCCGGACCCGGAAGCATTGCTGGGTCGGATTGTGGAGGGATTGAGTTTACACGAGAAGAAGTTGAAGCATTGTTGAATATGAAGATCAGAACTAAAGATAAATTCAATCTCAAG GAAAAATGCGAGATAATGATGGAGTATATAAAGAAGCTCAGGATGTGTGTAAGATGGTTTCAAGAATTTGAAGGGGAGCTTTCATTAGAGCATGAAAAACTCAAAAAGATGTTTGAATCAGCAGAAAAGAAATCCAACGATATGG AAATGCTTATGAACGCAAAGGAAGAAGAGCTAAACTCTATAATCATGGAACTACAAACAAATTACGCCACTTTACAAGAAAAATTCACGAAAGAAGAAACCGACAAATTG GCTGCAATCCAAACATTAATGACGGAAAAAGACGCTAGATTATCAGCTGAGCGATCACAAGCCTCCCTGactgaagatcttgaaaaagctCTTAGAGAGAGTTCAAGTGCAAATCAAAAG ATAATATCACTCAACGACATGTATAAAAGGCTACAAGAATACAACACAAGTTTACAACAATACAACAGTAAGCTGCAAACAGAGCTTAATCAAACCAGTGAAACACTTAAGAACGTTGAAAGAGAAAAGGCTGCTTTGACTGAAAATTTAAGCAATTTAAGAGGCTACCATGATGCGCAACAAGAACAGTTGACTAATACCAAA GCGAGTTTAGAAGAGACAATGAAGCTAAAAGATGGATTAGTGACAGAAGTTGGATGTTTAAGAGGGGATTTGCAACAAGTGAGAGATGATCGTGATCGCCAGCTGGCATTAGTTCAAGATTTAACAGCTGAAGTGTTGCAATATAAAGAGTGCACTGGAAAATCTGCGGCTGAATTGGGTACATTAACATCAAGATCGGTTGAGCTCGAG GCTACGTGCACTTTACAAAGTGAAACAATAAGAAGATTGCAAGAGGAACTCGCAACTGCTCAGAAAAGTTTGGAG ATATCTGATTTATCATCAGTGGAGACAAGAATAGGATATGAAGAACAAAAAAAAGTTAATTCAGAGTTACAAATCCGTCTAGTGGAGGCAGAATCGAAAGTTATTGAAGGAGAAGCCTTACGGAAAAAAATGCATAATACGATACTG GAATTAAAAGGAAACATTCGAGTTTTCTGCAGGGTGCGACCCTTCTTGTCGGATGATGGTATTGACAGTGTAACAAAGACTATTTCTTTTCCAACAACAACTGAAGCTCTTGGTCGAGGCATTGAAGTGGTTCAACAag ggCAAACGCATCCGTTCATGTTTGACAAGGTGTTTACGCCTCAATCGTCACAAGAGGAGGTGTTTGTAGAGATATCACAACTTGTACAAAGTGCACTTGATGGTTATAAG gTTTGCATCTTTGCTTATGGTCAAACCGGATCCGGGAAAACACATACAATGATGGGGACACCAGGAAGCTACGATGATAAAGGATTAATCCCCCGTTCATTAGAACAAATATTTGATGCTCGAGAAAAGCTTAAAGAACAAGGGTGGAAATACGAAATGCAG GTCTCGATGTTGGAGATATACAACGAAACAATCcgtgatttgttatcatcaaacAAATCTTGTTCCACGGATAGTGGTAATAAACAACAATATGCAATCAAACATGATTCAAATGGGAACACGAATGTTGCGGATTTGACGATTGTGGATGTTCGTAGTAGTAAAGAAGTCGCGTTTTTGTTAAATCGCGCTGCACAAAGCAG GTCTGTGGGCAAGACTCAAATGAACGAGCAGTCGTCAAGAAGCCATTTTGTATTCACCTTAAGGATATCGGGAGTTAATGAG ACCATGGAGCAACATGTACAAGGGGTTCTCAACCTTATTGATCTTGCGGGTAGTGAACGTCTTTCCAAGAGTGGATCCACTGGGGATCGTCTAAAAGAAACTCAG GCCATCAACAAAAGTTTGTCATCGTTGACTGATGTAATATTTGCACTAGCTAAGAAGGAAGAACATATACCTTACAGGAATTCAAAACTTACGTATCTTCTTCAG CCTTGTTTAGGTGGCGATTCAAAGACGTTAATGGTGGTAAACGTGTCCCCGGCACCATCCTCTGTTAATGAGTCACTTTGTTCTCTTCGATTTGCTGCAAGAGTGAATGCGTGTGAGATAAGCATCCCTCGACGCCAAACTTCTATGAGATATTTGGAGCCTCGACTAAGTTATGGATAA
- the LOC111896188 gene encoding uncharacterized protein LOC111896188, whose product MEATDILYSNDGGNTWRSEFVVDEIFNVAKLRCRLDKASHPISDGDFWWLNSAPKKVVSFIWRAKQGRIPSAKALQRRNIPVSSIICDWCRNNEETVNHILTSCSLARDTINMVFNWCGLPTKQFTEVNEVLAFARNWGHCPKKKELLSCVVYGTLWSLWKDRNDRIFRGVISEKAKIVDIIKATVFTWRKYRKNRGTGDDWFKWWFSPLCCS is encoded by the coding sequence ATGGAGGCGACGGATATCTTATATTCTAATGACGGGGGAAATACATGGAGGTCCGAGTTTGTGGTTGATGAAATTTTTAATGTGGCGAAACTTCGGTGTAGATTGGATAAAGCATCACACCCGATCAGCGATGGGGATTTTTGGTGGCTAAATTCCGCCCCGAAAAAAGTGGTGAGTTTTATATGGAGGGCCAAACAGGGACGGATTCCATCGGCAAAGGCATTACAAAGGAGAAACATCCCAGTCTCTTCCATAATCTGTGATTGGTGCAGGAACAATGAGGAAACGGTCAACCACATCCTCACATCTTGTTCATTGGCGAGAGATACTATAAATATGGTGTTTAATTGGTGTGGCCTTCCCACCAAACAGTTTACAGAAGTAAATGAAGTGCTAGCCTTCGCTCGGAATTGGGGGCATTGCCCTAAAAAGAAAGAGTTGTTGTCTTGTGTTGTATATGGAACATTATGGAGTCTTTGGAAGGATAGAAATGATCGAATATTCAGAGGTGTGATTTCGGAAAAGGCGAAGATTGTGGACATTATTAAAGCTACGGTTTTCACGTGGAGAAAATATAGGAAGAATAGAGGTACTGGAGATGATTGGTTTAAGTGGTGGTTTTCGCCCTTATGTTGTTCTTAa